One Solibacillus sp. R5-41 DNA segment encodes these proteins:
- a CDS encoding ABC transporter permease subunit, producing MRKIKKQKIYLLALLLPFILFVIGFEIGPLLAMIKNSFYADDGIQVTIDQYITIFQSEFYLQAIQNSLVISLFSAVVSVIIAVIAAYSITKFSQKIQNRLLMIANMTSNFEGIPLSFSYIILLGNNGLFTLLFAKLGWEVFADFNLYSWTGLILVYIYFQIPLAVMLIYPSYQGIKKQWKEASSLLGGSSFSFWLHIGIPVLLPSIVGTFSILFANAMGAYATAYALVGSNYNLLSLQIASLVASDVALKPQLGSALGVLLATTMIGAMWFNERMMRRIRRDLR from the coding sequence TTGAGAAAAATAAAAAAACAAAAAATTTACTTATTAGCTCTTTTACTGCCATTTATTTTGTTTGTGATTGGGTTCGAAATAGGCCCCTTACTGGCAATGATTAAAAATAGTTTTTATGCAGACGATGGAATACAAGTTACGATTGATCAATATATCACCATATTTCAAAGTGAATTTTACTTACAAGCCATTCAAAATAGCCTTGTCATTTCCTTATTTTCTGCCGTAGTTTCTGTCATTATTGCTGTCATTGCTGCCTATTCAATTACAAAGTTCTCACAAAAAATACAAAACCGACTATTGATGATTGCTAATATGACATCGAATTTTGAGGGGATTCCACTTTCATTTTCATATATTATTTTACTTGGAAATAATGGATTGTTTACATTGCTTTTTGCCAAGCTTGGTTGGGAAGTGTTTGCGGATTTTAATTTGTATTCGTGGACAGGTCTCATTCTCGTTTATATTTATTTCCAAATTCCACTTGCCGTTATGCTTATCTATCCATCTTATCAAGGAATTAAGAAACAATGGAAAGAAGCCTCTTCTTTATTAGGAGGGTCATCATTCTCGTTTTGGCTTCACATCGGGATTCCAGTACTCTTACCTAGTATTGTAGGTACATTCAGTATTTTATTTGCTAATGCGATGGGAGCTTACGCTACAGCCTATGCATTGGTCGGCAGCAACTATAACTTATTGTCGTTACAGATTGCATCGTTAGTTGCTAGTGACGTTGCATTAAAGCCGCAGCTAGGCAGTGCGTTGGGAGTGCTTCTAGCAACAACCATGATAGGGGCGATGTGGTTCAATGAACGAATGATGCGCCGCATTAGGAGGGACTTACGATGA
- a CDS encoding DeoR/GlpR family DNA-binding transcription regulator produces the protein MSVLPEERKNEILKELNKTGKVKVMELVDQFNVSEETIRRDLMILEEKGLLKKVYGGAIKIVFEFEEPPFIQRATVNQEAKVKVGKKAVELISNGDVIIIDVGTTMLEFAQCIENKKDITIITNSLPVSSVLTESLNQNKFTGQILLLGGQIDPKQQSISGSLTEQMLNQFNIDKAFISAGGVSIQSGVSNYHLHESLVSRRMVEVSKQVILLTDYSKIGVDTFCKVCPLEKVDVIVSEQPFPEEWRNHSRLEEINLIQA, from the coding sequence ATGTCTGTATTACCTGAAGAAAGAAAGAATGAAATATTAAAAGAACTGAATAAAACAGGCAAAGTAAAAGTCATGGAATTAGTTGATCAATTTAATGTTTCAGAGGAAACGATTCGACGCGATTTGATGATATTAGAGGAAAAGGGACTTTTAAAGAAGGTTTACGGTGGAGCGATAAAAATAGTCTTTGAATTTGAGGAACCTCCATTTATACAGCGTGCAACGGTGAATCAAGAAGCGAAGGTAAAGGTTGGGAAAAAAGCAGTAGAACTCATTTCTAACGGAGATGTGATTATCATTGATGTAGGGACAACCATGCTTGAATTTGCGCAGTGTATTGAAAATAAAAAAGACATTACGATAATAACTAATTCTCTTCCTGTGTCGTCTGTGTTGACCGAATCGCTCAATCAAAATAAGTTTACTGGTCAAATTCTATTATTAGGTGGACAAATTGATCCAAAGCAGCAATCTATAAGCGGCAGTCTCACTGAACAAATGTTAAATCAATTTAACATTGATAAAGCGTTCATTTCAGCTGGTGGCGTTTCTATTCAAAGTGGGGTTAGTAATTATCATCTACATGAATCATTAGTTTCACGCAGAATGGTTGAGGTATCAAAGCAAGTTATATTGCTAACGGATTATTCTAAAATTGGTGTCGACACATTTTGTAAAGTTTGTCCTCTAGAAAAAGTCGATGTAATTGTCTCCGAGCAACCATTTCCAGAGGAATGGAGAAATCATTCGAGATTAGAGGAAATCAATTTGATTCAAGCATAA
- a CDS encoding alkaline phosphatase family protein produces MSNKVIAIVVDGMRYDKACEALGFIQHLVETNQAALYKVKSELPSLSRPLYEVLLTGTPASVNGITSNQAVRLSTEKSLFHLTKENGLKNGTASYYWVSELYNRAPFHFIEDREQEDGSKPIQYGKFYWDDDYPDSHVLMDAEALRRKYDPHFLYVHPLGVDVKGEIFGSESKEYREQILKMGSLLAQLLPIWIKEGYHILITSDHGMSETGNHGGITDGERDVPLFIISPKVEPGIYDEVVPQLAFAPLVCEFLNIKPSDKMISYQLPGFKRKFTI; encoded by the coding sequence ATGTCAAATAAAGTGATAGCAATTGTTGTTGATGGTATGAGATATGATAAAGCATGTGAAGCTCTTGGATTTATTCAACATTTAGTTGAAACGAATCAGGCGGCACTTTATAAAGTAAAGTCGGAACTTCCGAGTCTTTCCCGCCCATTATATGAGGTGTTACTAACAGGTACACCGGCATCAGTAAACGGAATTACGTCTAATCAAGCTGTTCGTCTTTCTACCGAGAAAAGTCTCTTTCACCTTACGAAAGAAAATGGTTTAAAAAATGGGACGGCATCGTATTACTGGGTAAGCGAACTGTATAATCGCGCGCCATTCCATTTTATTGAAGATCGGGAGCAAGAGGATGGGTCCAAGCCGATTCAATATGGAAAATTTTATTGGGATGATGACTATCCAGACAGTCATGTGTTAATGGATGCAGAAGCTTTGCGCAGAAAGTATGACCCACATTTTTTATATGTCCATCCGCTTGGTGTAGATGTAAAAGGAGAAATTTTTGGTTCAGAATCGAAAGAATATCGTGAGCAGATCTTAAAAATGGGGAGCTTGTTGGCACAACTTTTGCCAATCTGGATTAAAGAAGGCTATCACATTTTAATTACATCTGATCATGGCATGAGTGAAACTGGGAACCATGGCGGCATAACGGATGGTGAGCGTGATGTACCGCTCTTCATTATTAGTCCAAAAGTTGAACCTGGTATTTACGATGAAGTAGTTCCGCAATTAGCTTTTGCACCACTCGTTTGTGAATTTTTGAATATTAAGCCTTCCGATAAAATGATTTCATATCAATTGCCAGGTTTTAAGCGTAAATTTACCATTTAA
- a CDS encoding helix-turn-helix domain-containing protein, giving the protein MSKYSFSKEEKLEIITFYHESQFSLNEVAELYKVHRNTIKDWQNNYWHFGEEGLKTLAKHIHF; this is encoded by the coding sequence ATGAGTAAATACAGCTTTTCAAAAGAAGAGAAATTAGAAATTATTACGTTTTATCATGAAAGCCAGTTTTCTCTTAATGAGGTGGCTGAATTATACAAAGTACATCGTAATACAATTAAGGATTGGCAAAATAATTATTGGCATTTTGGTGAAGAAGGTCTTAAAACATTAGCTAAACATATTCACTTCTAA
- a CDS encoding ABC transporter permease produces MKVSLAFHKVIVGLLVIYLLIPLVGTFLFSIAGKWDHTILPESYTMKWYIELFQDERFYDAFRRTLFLIVMSVGLSVVIMLPTIFIITVYFSKWERLLQAVAMLPYGIPPIVGAVGLIKVYSDGPIQIAGTPWILIGAYFITILPFMYQGIRNSLRTLNAVQLVDAAELLGATKFQAFRTVVFPNIISGILVSTLLSVALLFSEFAMANLLVGGRFETIQIYLADKMNSSGHLTSAIVITYYSMILLLTGTVLKLTLKNEKNGVVSNKKRLLSFFKKQFRHKNSAVEGEK; encoded by the coding sequence ATGAAAGTATCATTAGCTTTCCATAAAGTGATTGTTGGATTACTAGTTATATATTTATTAATTCCACTTGTAGGAACATTTTTATTCTCAATTGCTGGTAAATGGGATCATACTATTTTACCTGAGAGTTATACAATGAAATGGTATATAGAATTATTTCAAGATGAACGGTTTTATGATGCTTTTCGAAGAACACTGTTTTTAATTGTCATGTCTGTAGGTCTTAGTGTTGTTATTATGCTACCAACTATCTTTATCATCACAGTATATTTCAGTAAGTGGGAAAGATTGCTACAAGCAGTAGCTATGCTTCCTTATGGTATTCCTCCTATTGTTGGAGCTGTTGGATTAATCAAGGTATATTCAGATGGACCGATTCAAATTGCCGGAACGCCTTGGATTTTAATTGGTGCTTATTTCATAACCATTTTACCATTTATGTATCAAGGTATTCGTAACAGTCTTCGTACGCTTAATGCTGTACAGTTGGTAGATGCAGCTGAATTGTTAGGTGCTACAAAATTCCAGGCGTTTCGTACAGTGGTGTTCCCAAATATTATATCTGGAATTTTAGTGTCTACCTTATTATCAGTCGCTCTTTTATTTAGTGAGTTCGCTATGGCCAATTTGCTTGTCGGAGGCCGATTTGAAACCATTCAAATTTATCTTGCAGACAAAATGAATAGCAGCGGCCACTTAACAAGTGCAATTGTTATTACTTATTACTCAATGATTTTACTGTTAACGGGGACAGTATTAAAACTCACGTTAAAAAACGAAAAAAATGGTGTCGTGTCAAATAAGAAGCGACTTCTTTCTTTTTTTAAAAAACAGTTCCGTCATAAAAATTCTGCTGTAGAAGGTGAAAAATAA
- a CDS encoding ABC transporter ATP-binding protein translates to MSYVTIEQVTKGYENQVVLNNISITLKKGEFVTLLGQSGCGKSTLLRSIAGLEDVDAGSILIDGKDITNLSPRQREVGMVFQSYALFPNMNVFDNIAYGLKMKKVKNIKSRVKKMIEMVDLLGKEESYPHQLSGGQQQRVALARALVMEPKVLLLDEPLSALDAKIRKSLQKELKRIQKELDITTIFVTHDQEEAMTMSDRIFIMNKGQVVQSGSPSEIYISPVNTFVAKFIGNYNVCTMEVFRKLVRCTELKGNEVAIRPEVLQLVRVGEDSLDLQENWGIKGVIKDVSMTGNVLRYEVETEESSFYVDYLHHQGTMFEQGTRVQMFLPKKECIIL, encoded by the coding sequence ATGAGCTATGTAACTATTGAACAAGTGACTAAGGGATATGAAAATCAAGTCGTTTTAAATAATATTTCTATAACTTTGAAAAAAGGTGAATTTGTTACACTTCTTGGGCAAAGTGGATGTGGAAAAAGTACATTATTACGTTCCATTGCAGGGCTTGAGGACGTTGATGCAGGTAGTATCTTAATTGATGGAAAAGATATTACTAATTTATCACCGCGTCAGCGTGAAGTTGGTATGGTGTTTCAGTCTTATGCGCTTTTCCCGAATATGAACGTTTTTGATAATATCGCGTACGGCCTTAAAATGAAGAAAGTAAAAAACATTAAATCAAGAGTAAAAAAGATGATTGAGATGGTAGATTTATTAGGAAAAGAAGAATCTTATCCTCATCAATTATCTGGTGGACAACAGCAGAGGGTTGCACTTGCCCGTGCGCTTGTCATGGAACCGAAAGTACTTCTTTTGGACGAGCCCTTAAGCGCATTAGATGCTAAAATTAGAAAAAGTTTGCAAAAAGAATTAAAGAGAATACAGAAAGAATTAGATATTACAACAATTTTTGTTACGCATGATCAGGAAGAAGCCATGACGATGTCTGATCGAATTTTTATCATGAATAAAGGACAAGTTGTACAATCCGGTTCTCCATCGGAAATATATATTTCGCCAGTCAATACATTTGTTGCCAAGTTTATTGGAAACTACAACGTTTGTACTATGGAAGTGTTTCGTAAACTCGTTCGTTGCACAGAATTAAAAGGAAATGAAGTGGCCATTCGTCCTGAAGTTTTACAATTAGTTCGTGTTGGTGAAGATAGCTTGGATTTACAAGAGAACTGGGGCATTAAAGGTGTTATTAAAGATGTTTCTATGACAGGGAATGTTTTAAGATATGAGGTGGAGACAGAAGAATCCTCTTTCTATGTCGACTATCTTCATCACCAAGGAACAATGTTTGAACAAGGAACACGTGTTCAAATGTTTTTACCGAAGAAAGAGTGCATTATTTTATAA
- a CDS encoding D-serine ammonia-lyase, producing MKTIQDWIKEYPLINELVATKEVFWSNPKYAPFNKNDNNLPFNENDVKDAGERLKRFAPYIAKVFPETRKLNGIIESPLVPIPAMHQQLSSMCEQPLEGEFLLKCDSHLPISGSIKARGGIYEVLKHAETLALKHGLLTVNDDYSILDSEKFRNFFSQYSIAVGSTGNLGLSIGIMSTKLGFKVTVHMSADAKKWKKDLLKSKGATVIEYTGDYGEAVKGGRKQALSNPNCYFIDDENSQDLFLGYAVAASRLQKQLEDLNVIVDENHPLFVYLPCGVGGGPGGVAYGLKLIYQDCVHCFFAEPTHSPSMLLGLMTGLHDKVTVQDFGIDNLTSADGLAVGRPSGFVGPIIEPLLSGSYTVSDNGLFKLLSTLADKENIHLEPSALAGVIGPVKLWSEKQGMEYIKIHNLKDKMKNGVHLIWATGGSMVPKEIMHEYYKTGVTLSF from the coding sequence ATGAAAACTATACAAGATTGGATAAAAGAATATCCTTTAATAAACGAGTTAGTTGCTACAAAGGAAGTGTTTTGGTCAAATCCTAAATATGCCCCATTTAACAAAAATGATAATAATCTTCCGTTTAATGAAAACGATGTAAAAGATGCCGGGGAAAGATTAAAGCGTTTTGCTCCATACATTGCTAAAGTTTTTCCTGAAACAAGAAAACTAAACGGAATCATTGAATCTCCTCTTGTACCCATCCCAGCAATGCATCAACAATTATCAAGCATGTGTGAGCAACCGTTAGAGGGAGAATTTTTGTTGAAATGTGACAGCCATCTTCCCATTTCAGGTTCCATTAAAGCACGCGGCGGCATTTATGAAGTGTTGAAACACGCAGAAACGTTGGCTCTTAAACATGGTTTATTGACAGTAAATGATGATTATTCCATCCTTGATAGTGAAAAATTCAGAAACTTCTTTTCGCAATACTCAATTGCAGTAGGATCTACAGGCAACCTAGGGTTAAGTATAGGTATCATGAGTACCAAATTAGGTTTTAAAGTAACGGTCCATATGTCTGCTGATGCAAAGAAATGGAAAAAAGATCTTTTAAAAAGTAAAGGAGCAACGGTTATAGAATATACGGGAGATTATGGTGAAGCCGTTAAAGGAGGGAGAAAGCAGGCGCTGAGTAACCCGAATTGTTACTTCATTGATGACGAAAATTCTCAGGATCTATTTTTAGGCTATGCAGTGGCAGCAAGCAGATTACAAAAACAATTAGAGGATTTAAATGTAATAGTAGATGAAAATCATCCGCTATTTGTTTACCTTCCATGTGGAGTGGGTGGTGGACCCGGGGGAGTAGCGTATGGTTTGAAACTAATTTATCAAGATTGTGTACATTGCTTCTTTGCAGAACCTACACATTCACCGAGTATGTTACTAGGACTGATGACAGGGCTACATGATAAGGTGACTGTACAAGATTTTGGAATTGACAACTTGACTTCAGCAGATGGTCTAGCGGTCGGAAGACCATCAGGGTTCGTTGGCCCAATTATTGAACCTTTATTAAGCGGAAGTTATACGGTAAGTGACAATGGGTTATTTAAATTATTGAGCACATTGGCTGATAAAGAAAATATCCATCTAGAGCCTTCTGCATTAGCTGGAGTAATAGGGCCAGTAAAATTATGGAGCGAGAAACAAGGTATGGAGTATATAAAAATTCATAACTTAAAGGATAAAATGAAAAATGGTGTACATCTCATTTGGGCTACCGGTGGAAGTATGGTTCCTAAAGAAATAATGCATGAGTATTATAAAACAGGAGTAACGTTATCATTTTAA
- a CDS encoding VOC family protein, which translates to MDITNAKLKTHKLKEMKEFYEQILGFTIENETLNSFQITLGKSSIEFNDKDVLGKPYYHFACDIPSNQFGEAKIWIKNKTNLLTENGADEINFTYSVAKSFYFEDPSGNIIEFIARLEDNPSSDKPFSLGSIQKLSEMSLIVPDKMDVVNYLMNNHIVERSDSEITSTSLSFMSDKKTKVYLLLASSNRKWLFSEKESKVFPIEISLDSGTVLGIDNENEFYLSNLI; encoded by the coding sequence ATGGATATAACAAACGCAAAATTGAAAACACACAAACTTAAAGAGATGAAGGAATTTTATGAACAGATTTTAGGTTTCACCATAGAGAACGAAACTCTAAATAGTTTCCAAATAACATTAGGTAAAAGTTCAATTGAATTTAATGATAAAGATGTTCTTGGAAAGCCTTATTACCATTTTGCATGCGACATTCCATCTAATCAATTTGGAGAAGCAAAAATTTGGATTAAAAATAAAACGAATCTTTTAACTGAAAATGGAGCAGACGAAATTAATTTTACATACTCTGTTGCAAAATCATTTTATTTTGAGGACCCTTCAGGTAATATTATTGAATTTATAGCTAGATTAGAAGATAATCCGTCAAGTGATAAACCGTTTTCTTTAGGTAGCATTCAAAAACTTTCAGAAATGAGTTTAATAGTGCCAGATAAAATGGATGTTGTGAATTATTTGATGAACAATCATATTGTAGAACGCAGTGATTCAGAGATTACTAGCACTTCTCTGTCTTTTATGAGTGACAAAAAAACAAAAGTATATTTGTTATTAGCTAGTTCTAATAGAAAGTGGTTGTTTTCTGAAAAGGAATCTAAAGTTTTTCCAATAGAGATTTCTTTAGATTCAGGTACTGTATTAGGTATAGACAATGAAAATGAATTTTATCTCAGTAATTTAATTTAG
- a CDS encoding HAD family hydrolase has protein sequence MSFIATDLDGTLLNDQNEISDENIKAIQYAQDRGFEVVISTGRAYFDVQEICKKAGIAPFVIGTNGATIHSKNGECISSITITKERVESILQWLDERNYYYEVFTNKAIYTLKKGREQFHNEIRRLLNADLDSNLKELVEIAERQFDQFGYVLVENFHEILKNEEEFHNIVACSFDKKKLEEAWNHFENFDELMVVSSADHNIEITSKRASKGMALEKLAFLINGSLDQAMAIGDSNNDLSMFEKVGYSVAMGNAKATIKAVCTTTTLKSNENGVAYAIYQYVEEFVD, from the coding sequence ATGAGTTTCATTGCAACAGATTTAGACGGAACATTATTAAATGACCAGAATGAAATTAGTGATGAAAATATAAAGGCGATTCAATATGCCCAAGATAGAGGCTTTGAAGTGGTTATTTCAACAGGGCGTGCTTATTTTGATGTTCAAGAAATTTGCAAAAAAGCCGGGATTGCTCCATTCGTAATCGGGACAAATGGAGCAACCATTCATTCAAAAAATGGAGAGTGCATTTCTTCTATTACGATAACTAAAGAGCGTGTCGAATCTATTCTCCAATGGTTAGATGAACGGAATTATTATTACGAAGTGTTTACTAATAAAGCCATTTATACTCTAAAAAAGGGTAGAGAACAATTTCATAATGAGATTCGAAGGTTGCTAAACGCAGATTTGGATTCAAATTTAAAAGAATTAGTTGAAATAGCGGAAAGACAGTTTGATCAGTTTGGATATGTTTTAGTTGAAAACTTTCATGAAATCTTAAAAAATGAGGAAGAATTTCACAATATAGTAGCGTGTTCGTTTGATAAAAAGAAATTAGAGGAAGCATGGAACCATTTTGAAAACTTTGATGAGTTAATGGTTGTTTCGTCTGCCGATCATAACATTGAAATTACCAGTAAAAGGGCTTCAAAAGGAATGGCACTTGAAAAATTGGCTTTCTTGATAAATGGTTCTTTAGATCAGGCTATGGCCATCGGGGACAGCAACAATGATTTATCAATGTTCGAAAAAGTGGGTTACAGTGTAGCAATGGGAAATGCGAAAGCTACCATAAAAGCTGTTTGTACAACGACAACTCTTAAAAGTAATGAAAATGGGGTAGCTTATGCAATTTACCAGTATGTGGAGGAATTCGTGGATTAA
- a CDS encoding ABC transporter substrate-binding protein has protein sequence MNFRFKKNCYKSIQAAVLGMSVLGLAACGATKDEAVPVVKETSSLTLKEIETKATEEGTINSVGMPDSWANWGETWNEVMRKYTLEHTDTDLSSAEEIAKMESEGENATADIGDVGVSFGPIAEQKELTLAYKTSYWDDIPEWAKDDNGDWVVGYQGTIAFLTNKELVDNPPKSWDDILKGDYKVTVGDVQRGAQNQMAVLAAAMAYGGDETNIQPGIDFFAKLAEQGRLSLTDAKPANIEKGEVEVALVWDFNALGYAEQINRDQFEVSIPSEGSVVSGYATIINKYAKHPHAAMATREYILSDEGQINLARGFARPIRDVELPKEVAEKMVPEEQYKNAKPVEDYKSWEETAKTLPQIWQEEVLVHVK, from the coding sequence ATGAATTTTAGATTCAAGAAGAATTGTTACAAGTCTATTCAAGCCGCAGTGTTAGGGATGAGTGTACTAGGATTAGCTGCTTGTGGAGCTACTAAAGATGAAGCTGTACCAGTTGTTAAGGAAACTAGTTCGTTAACCCTGAAAGAAATTGAAACAAAGGCAACGGAAGAGGGAACAATTAATAGTGTCGGCATGCCTGATTCATGGGCTAACTGGGGAGAAACGTGGAATGAAGTAATGAGAAAATATACATTAGAACACACTGATACAGATTTATCCAGTGCTGAAGAGATTGCCAAAATGGAATCTGAAGGAGAAAATGCAACCGCTGATATCGGTGATGTAGGGGTTTCCTTTGGACCAATTGCGGAACAAAAAGAATTAACGCTCGCCTATAAAACTTCTTATTGGGATGATATTCCTGAATGGGCAAAAGATGATAACGGGGATTGGGTTGTTGGCTACCAAGGTACGATTGCTTTCTTAACTAATAAAGAATTAGTAGATAATCCGCCAAAATCTTGGGATGACATATTAAAAGGGGATTATAAAGTAACTGTTGGTGATGTTCAGCGTGGTGCACAAAACCAAATGGCCGTTCTTGCTGCTGCGATGGCTTACGGCGGTGATGAAACAAATATTCAACCAGGAATTGACTTTTTTGCGAAGCTTGCTGAGCAGGGGCGTCTAAGCTTAACAGATGCTAAACCAGCTAATATCGAAAAAGGGGAGGTGGAAGTTGCCTTAGTATGGGACTTCAATGCTCTTGGTTACGCTGAACAAATCAACCGCGATCAATTTGAAGTGAGCATTCCAAGTGAGGGTTCAGTAGTAAGTGGTTACGCAACAATTATTAACAAATACGCAAAACATCCTCATGCAGCGATGGCAACGAGAGAATATATTTTAAGCGATGAAGGACAAATTAACTTAGCTAGAGGATTTGCCCGTCCAATTCGTGATGTAGAACTTCCGAAAGAAGTAGCTGAAAAAATGGTTCCAGAAGAACAGTACAAAAACGCAAAACCAGTTGAAGATTACAAATCGTGGGAAGAAACGGCTAAAACGCTACCACAGATTTGGCAAGAAGAGGTGTTAGTACATGTCAAATAA
- a CDS encoding alpha/beta fold hydrolase codes for MGYFVTVEPGVNVFIEDINPTGNKTILFIHGWPLNHNQFEYQFNFLPTLGYRCIGMDWRGYGNSDRPFSGYSFDRLADDVRIVIEALQLKNITLAGHSTGGAISIRYMARYKGYGVSKLVLIDAASPSSVPKEFTNKIIEDTNHDRPQMLQDQTRNFFFQYISEPKSDWFVLMGLQAANWATSAIMVTLRDENVYNDLGQIDVPTLIIHGIHDKVVPFTQAEETNKLIKNSKLVPFQYSGHCAFLEERDRFNQILSSFA; via the coding sequence TTGGGATACTTTGTAACTGTCGAACCAGGCGTCAACGTATTTATAGAGGACATCAATCCGACGGGAAATAAAACGATACTTTTTATTCATGGATGGCCGCTAAACCATAACCAGTTCGAATATCAATTCAACTTCCTTCCAACGCTTGGATATCGTTGTATCGGAATGGACTGGAGGGGATATGGCAATTCGGATAGACCTTTTAGCGGCTACAGTTTCGATAGATTAGCAGATGATGTCCGCATTGTCATCGAGGCGTTACAGTTAAAGAACATAACACTGGCAGGACACTCTACAGGAGGCGCGATCTCGATTCGTTATATGGCTCGTTACAAAGGGTATGGGGTATCTAAGCTCGTCCTAATCGACGCTGCCTCTCCATCTAGCGTTCCGAAAGAATTTACAAATAAAATCATCGAAGATACTAATCATGACCGACCGCAAATGCTGCAAGACCAAACGAGAAATTTTTTCTTTCAGTATATTTCTGAACCGAAATCCGATTGGTTCGTTTTAATGGGATTACAAGCGGCGAATTGGGCGACTTCCGCCATTATGGTCACACTTAGAGATGAAAATGTATACAACGATCTCGGTCAAATCGATGTACCCACATTAATTATTCACGGAATTCATGATAAAGTCGTTCCGTTTACCCAAGCTGAGGAAACAAATAAGCTGATCAAAAATTCTAAGCTAGTTCCGTTCCAATACAGTGGGCATTGCGCTTTTTTAGAGGAGCGAGATAGATTCAACCAAATATTATCTTCTTTTGCATAA